A single region of the Strigops habroptila isolate Jane chromosome 3, bStrHab1.2.pri, whole genome shotgun sequence genome encodes:
- the ANKRD54 gene encoding ankyrin repeat domain-containing protein 54 isoform X2 → MTWTQQLLEDGTDPCAADDKGRTALHFASCNGNDHIVQLLLDHGADPNQRDGLGNTPLHLAACTNHVPVITTLLRGGARVDALDRAGRTPLHLAKSKLNILQEGISHSLEAVRLEVKQIIQMLREYLDRLGRHEQKEQLDDLCSRLQMTSTKEQVDEVTDLLASFTSLSLQMQKMEKR, encoded by the exons ATGACTTGGACACAG CAACTCTTGGAGGATGGAACTGACCCCTGTGCTGCAGATGACAAAGGCCGGACAGCCCTGCACTTTGCCTCCTGCAATGGCAACGATCACATTG TGCAACTGCTTCTGGACCATGGGGCTGACCCAAACCAGCGAGATGGGCTGGGAAATACCCCCTTACACTTGG ctgcctgcacgAACCACGTTCCTGTCATCACCACACTGCTGCGTGGAG GGGCCAGAGTCGATGCCTTGGATCGAGCTGGCAGAACCCCGCTGCACCTCGCTAAATCAAAGCTAAACATCCTGCAGGAAGGAATCTCCCACAGCCTGGAGGCTGTACGCCTTGAAGTTAAACAG ATTATCCAGATGTTGCGGGAATACCTGGACCGCCTGGGGAGGCACGAGCAAAAGGAACAGCTGGATGACCTCTGCTCCAGGTTACAGATGACTAGCACAAAGGAGCAG GTGGATGAGGTTACAGACCTCCTGGCCAGCTTCACGTCACTCAGCCTGCAGATGCAGAAGATGGAGAAGAGGTAA